A segment of the Marinomonas posidonica IVIA-Po-181 genome:
GGATCAGAGCCTTTTTAACCACTTCATCATGTCATGGAAAACACACGAGTTGTCCTTTTCTCTTACTTCAAAGGGAAGGCTAGGGTGCTTGTTTCTATCACCTCACATTGCTTGTTAGATGAAAGCAACAAAGCTTGTTTTTCGGGTGGCCAAGATGTTGCACATTTTGTCTATATTTTTTCCTAAAAGAACTTGTTTTTTTGACTAGTGCCAAATAAAAAATCATTTTATTATCAATTAGTAAGGGTTTATAGCGTGCTATTTTTTAGATATGGAAACGCTGTGCCTTGCTTAACAGAAGTTTAAATAACGCATATGCGTACTATTCGCCTCAAGGATACTAAAATGATCATTGCCATTGTAAAAGCGTCAATTCTGAACGGTAAACACAAAGAGTTAAGGGAAGTCGCAAATATTCTTCAATTTGAATATGCTCCGAAAGAAGACGGGTGTGAAGAATATGAGTCGTTCATTGATGGAGATACTTTTATAACGATCGAACGTTGGCGGGATCAGGCGTCCTTAGATTGGCATTTAAAAGCGGCTCAT
Coding sequences within it:
- a CDS encoding putative quinol monooxygenase, giving the protein MIIAIVKASILNGKHKELREVANILQFEYAPKEDGCEEYESFIDGDTFITIERWRDQASLDWHLKAAHVEEYVPKLRECVVDGCFDVQFIQSDDVSFARI